The Heyndrickxia vini genome contains a region encoding:
- a CDS encoding ABC transporter ATP-binding protein, whose protein sequence is MIRRFFSYYTPHKKLFMIDFFSAVVVALLELGFPLAVQWFIDRLLPDGNWSTIVSVGCGLLALYVMSTFLQYIVNYWGHKLGINIETDMRQQLFQHVQKQSFRFFDNTKTGHIMSRITNDLFDIGELAHHGPEDMFIAVMTFVGAFWIMLTINVQLALVTIIIVPFLIWLITVCNIKMNKAWKQMYSDIADVNARVEDSVSGVRVVQSFTNENYEITRFTKNNRRFRKAKLSGYKVMSFSNSGIYMMTRFIILAVLIYGAWLSFNNHLSYGELVSFILYVNVLFKPVDKISAIMELYPKGMAGFKRFIELIDQDPEVVDQKGATEITYLHGDIEFEDVSFSYDEHKPVLERIDLSIQAGETIAFVGPSGAGKTTICSLIPRFYDVNEGRILIDGIDIREMTKQSLRSQIGIVQQDVFLFTGTLRENIAYGKLDATEEEIVEAARRAHLEEFIHSLPFGYETQIGERGLKLSGGQKQRIAIARMFLKNPPILILDEATSALDTETERIIQQALNELAMNRTTLIIAHRLATIQNADRIVVVTEDGIAEEGTHNELIQKGGIFAKLHQVQYEQQGV, encoded by the coding sequence ATGATACGCAGGTTTTTTTCATATTATACACCGCATAAAAAGTTATTTATGATTGACTTTTTCAGTGCGGTAGTTGTTGCATTATTAGAATTAGGATTTCCGCTTGCTGTACAGTGGTTTATCGATCGCCTTTTACCAGATGGAAACTGGTCCACGATTGTATCAGTGGGCTGCGGGTTGCTGGCACTTTATGTGATGAGTACGTTTTTGCAATATATTGTCAACTATTGGGGGCATAAGCTCGGAATCAATATTGAAACAGATATGAGACAGCAGTTATTCCAGCATGTTCAAAAGCAATCGTTTCGTTTTTTTGATAATACGAAAACAGGACATATTATGAGCCGAATTACGAATGATTTATTTGATATAGGTGAACTTGCCCATCATGGGCCGGAAGATATGTTTATTGCTGTTATGACATTTGTTGGCGCATTTTGGATTATGCTAACGATTAATGTTCAATTGGCATTAGTAACGATTATTATCGTTCCCTTTTTAATTTGGTTAATTACGGTTTGTAATATAAAAATGAATAAAGCATGGAAACAAATGTATAGTGATATAGCAGACGTTAATGCCCGTGTGGAAGATAGCGTTTCGGGGGTGCGTGTTGTTCAATCGTTTACAAATGAAAACTATGAAATTACAAGATTCACAAAAAATAATCGTCGTTTTAGAAAGGCGAAGCTTAGCGGATATAAGGTGATGTCGTTCAGTAATTCGGGAATCTATATGATGACTCGATTTATTATTTTAGCAGTATTGATCTATGGTGCTTGGCTTAGCTTCAATAACCATTTATCATATGGTGAGCTCGTTTCTTTTATCTTATATGTGAACGTACTTTTTAAACCAGTTGATAAAATTAGTGCGATTATGGAGCTCTATCCGAAGGGGATGGCCGGTTTTAAACGTTTTATTGAATTAATTGATCAAGACCCAGAAGTCGTGGATCAAAAAGGTGCAACTGAAATTACTTATCTTCATGGGGATATTGAGTTTGAGGATGTGTCTTTTAGTTATGATGAACATAAGCCTGTTTTGGAACGCATTGATTTATCAATACAAGCTGGAGAGACAATCGCCTTTGTTGGACCATCCGGTGCAGGGAAAACGACCATATGCTCGTTAATTCCGAGATTCTACGATGTAAATGAAGGAAGAATTTTAATTGACGGAATCGATATTCGTGAGATGACAAAACAATCATTAAGATCACAAATTGGAATTGTTCAACAGGATGTTTTTCTCTTTACTGGAACGCTACGTGAAAACATTGCTTATGGAAAATTGGATGCAACAGAAGAAGAAATTGTGGAGGCTGCAAGACGTGCCCATTTAGAGGAGTTTATTCATTCGCTTCCATTTGGATATGAAACGCAAATTGGTGAGCGAGGATTGAAGCTGTCAGGCGGACAAAAGCAACGAATTGCAATTGCGCGTATGTTTTTGAAAAACCCGCCAATATTAATTTTGGATGAAGCAACATCCGCCCTAGATACCGAAACAGAACGGATCATCCAACAAGCGTTAAATGAACTAGCAATGAACAGAACCACCTTAATCATTGCTCACCGTCTAGCAACCATTCAAAATGCCGACCGAATCGTCGTCGTCACTGAAGATGGTATTGCTGAAGAAGGAACACACAACGAACTCATCCAAAAAGGCGGCATCTTCGCTAAACTACACCAAGTCCAATACGAACAGCAGGGAGTATAA
- a CDS encoding (2Fe-2S)-binding protein: protein MSSLVSVILHVNGEQRTVNVRPAETLLSVLRNNLGLTGAKPGCLNGDCGACTVNIDGWPMKSCLMLAVEAVDKRITTIEGLEGAPIQQAFVETFAFQCGYCTPGFIMNCHSLIQQHPDASNEVIQEWLESNICRCTGYQEIEQAIKSVLRMRESTE, encoded by the coding sequence ATGTCTTCATTAGTTTCCGTTATATTACACGTCAATGGGGAACAAAGGACGGTAAATGTAAGGCCGGCAGAGACCTTGCTCAGTGTATTACGAAATAATCTTGGACTAACTGGAGCGAAGCCCGGGTGTTTAAATGGGGATTGTGGTGCCTGTACCGTAAACATTGATGGATGGCCGATGAAATCCTGTCTCATGTTAGCAGTTGAGGCAGTCGATAAACGGATTACTACGATAGAAGGATTGGAAGGGGCTCCTATTCAACAAGCATTCGTCGAAACGTTTGCCTTTCAGTGTGGTTACTGTACCCCGGGATTTATCATGAATTGCCATTCTCTCATTCAGCAGCATCCGGACGCATCAAACGAAGTTATTCAAGAATGGCTTGAATCGAATATTTGTCGATGTACAGGGTACCAGGAAATTGAGCAGGCAATCAAGTCGGTGCTTAGAATGAGAGAATCCACGGAATAG
- a CDS encoding FAD binding domain-containing protein codes for MIPYDFDYYQPTTIEQATSLYHSLRLDGRRPKFFSGGTEIITLGRLNKVYTDAVIDLKKIPEYNVVYSSEDRLIIGGGLSLVQIEEMNPFPLLAKTVSEIADHTARTKITVAGNICAQIFYREAVLPFLLADSLIVVAEYNGIKFYPIHQVFKECLCLNEGAFLLQVSTDQKLISAPFRTIKKRKQWNTGYPLITIAALKVENQIRIAISGLFPFPFRAFEMEKYLNNNQLSMEEKVNQAMEKIPSSVLDDVEGSSEYRLFVLKNTLVDILVELEKE; via the coding sequence GTGATTCCCTATGATTTCGACTATTATCAACCGACAACCATAGAACAAGCAACATCTTTGTACCATTCATTAAGACTTGATGGGAGAAGGCCGAAGTTTTTTTCAGGCGGGACAGAAATCATTACCCTTGGGAGATTAAACAAAGTTTATACTGATGCCGTCATTGATTTAAAAAAAATCCCCGAATATAACGTTGTGTATTCTAGTGAAGATCGCTTAATCATTGGTGGAGGGCTTTCACTGGTGCAAATTGAAGAAATGAATCCCTTTCCGCTATTAGCTAAAACGGTAAGTGAAATTGCTGATCATACTGCCCGTACAAAAATTACAGTAGCTGGAAACATTTGCGCTCAAATCTTTTACCGTGAAGCGGTATTGCCCTTTTTATTAGCTGATAGTCTAATAGTAGTTGCTGAGTATAATGGCATTAAATTTTATCCGATCCATCAAGTTTTTAAGGAATGCCTCTGTTTAAACGAAGGGGCATTTCTCCTCCAAGTTAGTACAGACCAAAAATTGATTAGTGCCCCCTTTAGAACGATAAAAAAGAGAAAACAATGGAATACGGGTTACCCTCTTATTACTATTGCGGCATTAAAAGTGGAGAATCAGATAAGAATAGCTATAAGTGGATTATTCCCTTTTCCGTTCCGTGCTTTTGAAATGGAGAAGTATCTAAATAACAATCAACTTTCTATGGAGGAAAAGGTTAATCAAGCAATGGAGAAGATTCCTTCTTCGGTCTTAGATGATGTAGAAGGTTCTTCGGAGTATCGTTTATTCGTATTAAAAAATACATTGGTTGATATTTTAGTAGAATTGGAGAAGGAGTGA
- a CDS encoding xanthine dehydrogenase family protein molybdopterin-binding subunit, translated as MKKGEEGKGLDIIGKSVIRKDALDKVTGKAKYINDFSTQGMLHAVPVISPLGHAIIKMIDTTEARKMTGVRAVIAGERFPLTGEEMRDRPPIAVDKVRYHGEVVAVVIADTLFLAKKAANLINIQYDPLPVVNSPSQAFSENAPIIHENLGKYEKIPSVYPVPGTNIASLQKIRKGKIEQGWNESDVTVEANFSFKPSDHAAMETRCATAEIKPDGTILISTTSQAPFMVKRLISQYFQEDVGKIIVNTPLVGGAYGGKASVQTEILAYLASKAVGGRPVKMAYSREEDMLTAPCHIGLDATIKLGCTKEGIVKVAEITFLFDGGAYSDKSIDLSRAASVDCTGPYYIENIWCNSYCMYTNHPYAAPYRGFSHSELLFAFERTMDLLAEKLQIDPFDLRFRNAILPGQTTPTQVVLDRSMVGDLRKCIDRVKQLANWDEGQVTEVNDRIVRVKGASCGWKTSTIDLNSSSGVILTFNIDGSINLMSGVIEIGTGTKTVLAQMLAERLKMDVNQIHVRMEVNTQTTPEHWKTVASRGTFLAGKALMEAADDVERQLKEIASCILRVSPGDLVVANSRVFLRDNPAVGLDFPEIVYGYMYPNGNSIGGQIIGRGNYILRRLTNIDSETGAGKPGPEWTVCASVVEVEFDRRDYTYKIIRASTVVDIGRVLNEKTAKGQVMGAMSMGLAYGGRETFIFDELGRMLNPQLRTYRPIHYGENPKYLVDFIETPMLDAPFGLRGVGEHGILGMPAALGNSLSKAAGVSLHHLPLIPELIWRTKEGTVRDSL; from the coding sequence ATGAAAAAGGGTGAGGAGGGAAAAGGATTGGACATAATCGGAAAAAGTGTTATTCGGAAAGATGCACTTGATAAAGTAACAGGTAAAGCAAAATATATAAATGATTTCTCAACGCAAGGAATGTTGCATGCAGTCCCTGTTATTAGTCCATTAGGACATGCGATAATTAAAATGATAGATACGACAGAGGCCCGGAAAATGACAGGTGTTAGAGCGGTGATTGCTGGTGAAAGATTTCCTTTAACGGGTGAGGAAATGCGCGATCGTCCACCAATAGCCGTTGATAAGGTTCGCTACCATGGAGAAGTTGTCGCGGTAGTTATCGCAGATACATTATTCCTGGCTAAGAAGGCCGCAAACCTAATTAATATTCAATATGACCCCCTTCCAGTTGTCAATTCACCATCACAAGCATTCAGTGAAAATGCCCCAATCATACACGAAAACCTAGGGAAGTACGAAAAAATCCCTTCCGTTTATCCAGTTCCGGGAACAAATATAGCCAGTTTACAAAAAATACGCAAAGGTAAAATTGAACAAGGATGGAATGAGAGCGATGTAACAGTCGAAGCGAACTTCTCCTTTAAACCATCGGACCATGCAGCAATGGAAACACGGTGTGCAACTGCAGAAATCAAACCTGATGGAACGATTCTTATATCAACGACTTCCCAAGCACCTTTTATGGTAAAGAGACTAATTAGCCAATATTTTCAGGAAGATGTCGGCAAAATTATTGTTAACACACCGCTTGTCGGGGGGGCATATGGCGGAAAGGCATCTGTACAAACAGAAATTCTTGCTTATCTTGCATCGAAAGCGGTTGGAGGACGTCCTGTTAAAATGGCCTATTCAAGAGAAGAAGATATGCTTACCGCACCATGTCATATCGGACTTGATGCAACAATTAAATTAGGATGTACAAAAGAAGGAATAGTGAAAGTCGCGGAAATCACCTTTTTATTTGATGGAGGTGCCTACTCAGATAAATCAATCGATCTCAGTAGGGCAGCATCTGTTGACTGTACAGGACCCTATTACATCGAAAATATATGGTGTAATTCGTATTGTATGTATACAAACCATCCTTATGCAGCTCCTTATCGCGGGTTCAGTCATTCTGAGCTTTTATTTGCATTTGAAAGGACGATGGATCTTTTAGCAGAAAAATTACAAATAGATCCATTCGATCTGCGCTTTCGAAATGCAATTCTCCCCGGACAAACAACACCAACTCAAGTCGTTCTTGATCGGAGTATGGTCGGGGATTTACGAAAATGCATTGATCGGGTAAAGCAATTGGCGAATTGGGATGAAGGTCAAGTAACGGAAGTAAATGACCGAATTGTTCGCGTAAAAGGGGCTAGCTGTGGGTGGAAAACATCAACAATTGACCTTAATTCGAGTTCGGGCGTGATATTGACGTTTAATATAGATGGAAGCATCAATTTAATGTCGGGAGTCATTGAAATTGGTACGGGAACAAAAACGGTCCTTGCACAAATGCTTGCCGAGCGTTTAAAAATGGATGTGAATCAGATTCATGTTCGAATGGAAGTGAATACGCAAACAACGCCTGAACATTGGAAAACTGTAGCAAGCCGGGGAACATTTTTAGCCGGTAAAGCATTGATGGAAGCGGCAGATGATGTTGAGCGCCAATTAAAGGAAATTGCATCGTGTATTTTAAGAGTTTCACCGGGGGATTTAGTCGTTGCAAATTCACGCGTGTTTTTAAGGGATAATCCAGCAGTCGGACTGGACTTTCCTGAAATTGTGTATGGCTACATGTACCCAAACGGTAACTCAATTGGTGGGCAAATTATCGGTAGAGGTAATTATATTTTAAGAAGATTAACAAATATTGATAGCGAAACAGGTGCCGGGAAACCCGGTCCCGAATGGACGGTATGTGCTTCTGTCGTAGAAGTAGAATTTGACCGAAGGGATTATACTTATAAAATAATTCGAGCAAGTACAGTTGTGGATATTGGAAGGGTTTTAAATGAAAAGACTGCAAAAGGGCAAGTGATGGGGGCGATGAGTATGGGGCTTGCTTATGGTGGAAGAGAAACGTTTATTTTTGATGAGTTAGGTAGAATGCTAAATCCTCAACTACGAACCTATCGTCCAATACATTATGGGGAGAATCCCAAGTATTTAGTAGATTTTATTGAAACACCCATGTTAGATGCTCCGTTCGGATTACGAGGTGTCGGGGAACATGGAATATTAGGAATGCCTGCCGCATTAGGGAACAGTTTATCGAAGGCGGCAGGAGTATCGTTGCATCACCTTCCTCTTATTCCGGAGCTGATATGGAGGACAAAGGAGGGAACCGTACGTGATTCCCTATGA
- a CDS encoding nucleotidyltransferase family protein, with protein MIVGIYLAAGQGRRMGRNKLAMSLGNEYVGSIALKIILQSRLDFTIVVTNPSDELIWLPPSVADNGRYSTFPCFDAQYGQSYSLKFGVKKAMEIGAEAIIIFLADQPFISTKLINELISHYKKGANVNVVASSFNHIPRPPVLFSEKSFAEILNLQGDQGARKLIRRKKTGEQIIIEFADCMPFIDIDNEEDFLRVRQLLDEKG; from the coding sequence ATGATCGTCGGAATTTATCTTGCCGCCGGTCAAGGTCGAAGAATGGGGAGAAATAAGCTTGCTATGTCTTTAGGAAATGAATATGTAGGTAGCATTGCTCTAAAAATAATTCTTCAATCCCGCCTGGATTTTACCATTGTTGTTACAAATCCGTCTGATGAACTTATTTGGCTGCCACCGTCAGTAGCGGATAATGGAAGATATTCCACCTTTCCATGTTTTGATGCTCAATATGGTCAATCTTATTCCTTGAAATTTGGTGTAAAAAAAGCAATGGAGATTGGGGCGGAGGCAATAATTATTTTTCTTGCTGATCAGCCATTTATTTCGACTAAGTTGATTAATGAACTCATTTCACATTACAAAAAAGGTGCGAATGTAAATGTTGTGGCATCCTCCTTCAATCATATACCTAGACCACCTGTTCTTTTTTCCGAAAAATCCTTTGCGGAAATATTGAATTTGCAAGGCGACCAAGGGGCAAGAAAATTAATACGTCGAAAAAAAACAGGAGAACAGATAATAATCGAGTTCGCAGACTGTATGCCCTTTATTGATATTGATAATGAAGAGGATTTTTTGCGGGTTAGACAATTACTAGATGAAAAAGGGTGA
- a CDS encoding XdhC family protein produces MEDIFQILTKLPFIKGKCVLATIIHVEGSAYKKEGSCMLIEEDGQQIGMLSAGCLEEDLTWKAKQVMIDGDAKIFTYDMKEETDMSWGQGAGCNGILHILLEPMNEKLKKCLLQLASHLDDGHSVLHIKQFDHNDQLIATCYLPEKGEPFADDLPYTQKYKEPLKSGLYDSNQYIHLYKPKPRLYVFGAGHDARPFVELAANTGFSVTVCDWRPALCDKRHFPKASKIIIGFPNEIVKEVTFTRNDFVVIMTHHFQRDKELLATITSKDLAFLGILGPQKRTARLLEQDDIPPGISSPIGMEIGAIGAEEIAVSIVAEMIYALRKRATVMVT; encoded by the coding sequence ATGGAGGATATATTTCAAATCTTAACAAAGCTCCCTTTCATTAAAGGAAAGTGTGTATTGGCAACAATTATCCATGTTGAAGGTTCAGCGTATAAAAAGGAAGGTTCTTGTATGTTGATAGAAGAAGATGGTCAACAAATTGGCATGTTAAGTGCAGGTTGTCTTGAAGAGGATTTAACGTGGAAAGCAAAACAAGTAATGATAGATGGGGATGCGAAAATCTTCACGTATGATATGAAAGAAGAAACAGACATGTCTTGGGGTCAAGGCGCCGGGTGTAATGGAATCTTGCATATTTTGTTAGAACCTATGAATGAAAAGTTAAAAAAATGTTTGCTACAATTAGCATCCCATTTGGATGATGGCCATTCCGTACTACATATTAAACAGTTTGATCATAATGATCAACTAATCGCAACTTGCTATTTACCTGAAAAGGGAGAGCCATTCGCTGATGACCTACCATATACACAAAAATATAAAGAACCGTTAAAAAGCGGTTTGTACGATTCGAACCAATATATCCATTTATATAAGCCGAAGCCGCGACTATATGTATTCGGGGCGGGACATGATGCCCGACCATTCGTGGAACTAGCCGCGAATACGGGCTTTTCTGTTACGGTATGCGATTGGCGTCCAGCTTTATGTGACAAAAGGCATTTTCCAAAAGCAAGTAAGATTATAATCGGTTTCCCTAATGAAATAGTAAAGGAAGTTACTTTTACACGAAATGATTTCGTTGTTATTATGACCCACCATTTTCAAAGGGATAAGGAACTTTTAGCGACAATAACATCCAAGGATCTTGCTTTTCTTGGAATATTAGGTCCGCAAAAAAGAACGGCTCGGTTATTAGAACAAGATGATATTCCTCCTGGGATTTCTTCTCCGATCGGTATGGAAATTGGTGCAATAGGGGCAGAAGAAATTGCTGTTAGCATTGTGGCGGAAATGATTTACGCTTTAAGAAAACGGGCAACAGTGATGGTTACATGA
- a CDS encoding spore coat protein, which yields MQLAGHEIHQLSELTMSCFNSITNMAYFINQAQDPKLKSIIQKHLPLHIQDYNTKVEYLSKADGPTTIFQPPLLQPTLESFTQSPVSPLPPATPRVVLQNMKDREIATAYLLTLKRAGREYAWSTMETANPDLRQFLEKAFLMSSHHAYDVWQYMVEKGYYPLEPAPQDTRATLSFFFQTILQNPENQQLQ from the coding sequence ATGCAATTGGCTGGACATGAAATACATCAATTAAGTGAGTTAACGATGAGTTGTTTTAATTCTATTACTAATATGGCATATTTTATCAACCAGGCACAAGATCCAAAACTCAAGTCAATCATTCAGAAACATTTACCTCTACACATCCAAGATTACAATACTAAGGTTGAATATTTAAGCAAGGCTGATGGGCCTACTACGATATTTCAGCCACCATTATTACAACCTACATTAGAATCATTTACCCAATCACCCGTTTCACCTTTGCCTCCCGCCACGCCAAGAGTTGTCTTGCAAAACATGAAGGATCGCGAAATAGCCACTGCCTACCTATTAACATTGAAACGGGCAGGTCGGGAATATGCATGGTCAACAATGGAAACGGCAAATCCGGATTTACGCCAATTTTTAGAAAAGGCATTTTTAATGAGTAGCCATCATGCATATGATGTGTGGCAATACATGGTTGAAAAAGGCTATTATCCGTTAGAACCAGCACCACAAGATACAAGAGCGACATTGTCATTCTTTTTTCAGACAATTTTGCAAAACCCGGAAAATCAACAATTACAATAA
- a CDS encoding xanthine dehydrogenase family protein molybdopterin-binding subunit, with translation MENYQSIGQNYHRKDAYDKVCGIVKYTADYTVPGLLYAKLLTSPFAHAKINSIDITEALKLPGVKAVLTGEHYPFLTGSLLKDRPVMAVKKVRYMGEPIAVVVAESELIASEAVKVIHVDYEMLPVVNSVADALKEGATLIHEHLSSYARVKEANFKPMTNIANHVKIRKGNMDKGWNSSEIIVEETFSYPRCDHAALETRCVRSSIFPDGQVNIYSTSQSPFVIKKLIHRYFNVDPGKIIVHTPFVGGSFGGKAAVQMEFLAFMASKDVGGKEVKLELSREEDMLSAPGHIGLEAKVKFGCTKEGILQAAEITFLFDTGAYSDQGLAMTKAAAANCTGPYNIENVFCDSYCVYTNHPYATSFRGFGHSEFTFAIERLMDILAKKLNMDPLEFRLKNTIRPKNTTPTQTVLNDNNIGDLSKCILRLKELLKENEGKRLEVNSRKVRATGVAVFWKSPTSPPNATSSAIVTFNHDGSVNLNIGAVELGQGVKTILAQILAERLKVEINQVNVTNEVNTQTNPEHWKTVASTATFMVGNAVIEAADDAINQIREIASILLRCSPAELDVAKGKVFLERNPNVYVDVKDVASGLKYSNGNAIGGHVIGSGTYIMRNLTLLDPNTGKGTVAPTWTVGAQAVEVEFDTSDYSYQIVRAYSVMDAGKVINYKTAQGVTMGGMCMGLGIASREGFSFSESGIVENPNLRSYKLMRFGDAPEYLVDFVETPQTDGPFGARGLGEHGVIGMPAALANSLSIAAEVELNHLPLLPETIWKEKNKVGES, from the coding sequence ATGGAAAACTACCAATCGATAGGGCAAAATTACCATCGGAAAGATGCGTATGATAAAGTGTGTGGGATAGTGAAATATACAGCTGATTACACGGTACCTGGGTTATTATATGCTAAATTGCTAACTAGCCCGTTTGCGCATGCAAAAATCAATTCCATAGATATCACTGAAGCATTGAAACTTCCTGGAGTGAAGGCCGTTTTAACGGGCGAACATTATCCCTTTTTAACAGGATCATTACTTAAAGATCGCCCAGTCATGGCCGTTAAGAAAGTTCGTTATATGGGAGAACCCATTGCGGTAGTTGTTGCTGAAAGTGAGCTTATAGCGAGTGAGGCAGTAAAAGTGATTCATGTGGATTATGAAATGCTTCCGGTTGTCAATTCAGTTGCAGATGCATTAAAAGAAGGAGCTACTTTAATTCATGAACATTTGAGTTCATATGCAAGGGTAAAGGAAGCCAATTTTAAACCAATGACCAACATTGCAAACCATGTAAAAATTCGTAAAGGGAATATGGATAAAGGGTGGAATTCTAGTGAGATTATTGTTGAAGAAACCTTTTCTTATCCAAGATGTGATCATGCCGCTTTAGAGACAAGATGTGTAAGATCCAGTATTTTCCCGGACGGCCAGGTCAATATTTATTCAACGTCTCAATCACCTTTTGTTATAAAAAAATTGATCCACCGATATTTTAATGTTGATCCCGGAAAAATTATTGTCCATACACCTTTTGTTGGGGGCTCATTTGGAGGGAAGGCTGCAGTACAAATGGAATTTCTCGCCTTTATGGCCTCAAAAGACGTTGGTGGCAAAGAAGTGAAATTAGAACTTTCTAGAGAAGAAGATATGCTATCAGCTCCGGGACATATAGGACTTGAGGCGAAAGTGAAGTTTGGCTGCACTAAAGAGGGAATTTTACAAGCAGCAGAGATTACTTTTTTATTTGATACTGGTGCTTATTCTGACCAAGGATTAGCAATGACTAAAGCTGCAGCTGCAAATTGTACGGGACCATACAACATTGAAAATGTTTTTTGCGATTCTTATTGTGTGTACACGAACCATCCATATGCAACTTCCTTTAGAGGTTTTGGCCATTCGGAGTTTACATTTGCAATTGAACGGTTGATGGATATTCTCGCAAAAAAACTTAACATGGATCCTTTAGAGTTTCGTTTAAAAAATACCATTCGGCCCAAAAATACGACACCTACTCAAACGGTTCTAAATGATAATAATATTGGGGATCTCTCTAAATGTATTTTACGTTTAAAGGAATTACTGAAGGAAAACGAAGGAAAAAGGTTGGAAGTGAATAGCCGGAAAGTGAGAGCTACAGGAGTAGCTGTTTTTTGGAAATCCCCTACTAGTCCGCCAAATGCTACGTCATCCGCAATTGTAACATTTAATCATGATGGCAGTGTAAATTTAAATATCGGGGCAGTCGAACTTGGGCAGGGGGTCAAAACGATACTTGCACAAATTTTAGCTGAACGTTTAAAGGTCGAAATCAATCAGGTAAATGTAACAAATGAAGTGAACACACAAACCAACCCGGAACATTGGAAAACTGTCGCCAGCACAGCCACATTTATGGTTGGGAACGCGGTTATTGAAGCGGCGGATGATGCCATTAACCAAATTAGGGAAATCGCTTCTATTTTGCTGCGTTGTTCTCCCGCTGAACTTGATGTGGCCAAAGGAAAAGTATTTTTGGAACGGAATCCAAACGTTTATGTTGATGTAAAAGATGTTGCATCTGGATTAAAGTATTCGAACGGAAACGCTATTGGTGGACATGTTATCGGCAGTGGAACTTACATTATGCGCAATCTAACTTTATTAGACCCAAATACTGGGAAAGGAACAGTTGCCCCCACATGGACAGTCGGAGCACAAGCTGTTGAAGTTGAATTTGACACCTCGGACTATTCTTATCAAATCGTAAGAGCATATTCTGTAATGGATGCAGGGAAAGTAATTAATTATAAAACCGCACAAGGTGTGACGATGGGTGGCATGTGTATGGGCCTAGGAATTGCGAGCAGGGAAGGATTTTCATTTTCGGAATCAGGGATAGTCGAAAACCCCAATTTGAGGTCTTATAAACTGATGCGTTTCGGAGATGCACCCGAATATTTAGTCGATTTTGTAGAAACTCCCCAAACCGATGGACCGTTTGGAGCGAGAGGATTGGGGGAACACGGGGTAATCGGAATGCCTGCCGCACTAGCAAATAGTTTATCGATTGCCGCTGAGGTAGAACTTAATCATTTGCCGCTGCTTCCTGAAACCATTTGGAAGGAGAAAAATAAAGTAGGGGAGAGTTAA
- a CDS encoding (2Fe-2S)-binding protein, with protein sequence MAISFQINGEEKNVYIRPAELLLDMLREQLGLTGAKPGCKNGDCDTCTVLINGKPIKSCLKLAIEAKGQAITTIEGLKNEPIQKAFVEKFAVQCGYCTSGFILNCHALLQIHPNATDEIIEDWLGSNLCRCMGYQEIKEAVKSLIEDNSSA encoded by the coding sequence ATGGCCATTTCATTTCAAATCAATGGTGAAGAAAAAAATGTATACATTAGACCAGCGGAGCTCCTTTTAGATATGTTACGTGAACAGTTAGGACTTACAGGTGCAAAGCCGGGTTGTAAAAATGGAGACTGTGATACGTGTACCGTTTTGATAAATGGAAAACCGATAAAATCATGCTTGAAACTAGCCATTGAAGCTAAAGGGCAAGCAATTACAACGATTGAAGGTTTAAAAAATGAGCCGATTCAAAAGGCATTTGTTGAAAAATTTGCAGTTCAGTGTGGTTACTGTACCTCTGGGTTCATATTGAATTGCCATGCGTTATTGCAAATACACCCAAATGCGACTGATGAAATAATAGAGGATTGGTTGGGATCGAATCTATGCAGATGTATGGGATATCAAGAAATCAAAGAGGCAGTTAAATCATTAATTGAGGACAATTCAAGCGCATAG